The proteins below come from a single Triticum aestivum cultivar Chinese Spring chromosome 5D, IWGSC CS RefSeq v2.1, whole genome shotgun sequence genomic window:
- the LOC123125091 gene encoding probable auxin efflux carrier component 5b, which yields MIGWGDVYKVVAAMAPLYFALGLGYGSVRWWKLFTPDQCDAVNRLVAYFAVPFFAFDFAARMDPYKLNYRVLAADALSKLAVALVLAAWAATSTRCSRGGAKRGGGGGELASSWCITGFSLATLNNTLVVGVPLLDAMYGGWARDLVVQISVVQIIVYFPLLLLAFEVRRACGGGAGKPDAAAVSASEDDVEDGGAEGRRRRQPVWPLVRAVWLKVARNPNVYAGVLGVAWSCVTNRWHIVTPSIIEGSVLIMSRTGVGLAMFSMGLFMALQEKIIVCGAGLTALGMALRFVAGPAATAAGAVALGLRGDVLRLAIIQAALPQSITTFVFAKEYGLHADVLSTAVIFGTLASLPVLIVYYIVLGFVG from the exons ATGATCGGATGGGGCGACGTGTACAAGGTGGTGGCCGCCATGGCGCCGCTCTACTTCGCCCTGGGCCTCGGCTACGGCTCGGTGCGGTGGTGGAAGCTCTTCACGCCGGACCAGTGCGACGCCGTGAACCGCCTCGTGGCCTACTTCGCGGTGCCCTTCTTCGCCTTCGACTTCGCCGCGCGCATGGACCCCTACAAGCTCAACTACCGCGTCCTCGCCGCCGACGCGCTCTCCAAGCTCGCCGTCGCGCTTGTGCTCGCCGCCTGGGCCGCCACATCCACGCGCTGCTCCCGCGGTGGCGCCAAGCGCGGTGGGGGCGGCGGGGAGCTGGCCTCCTCGTGGTGCATCACCGGCTTCTCGCTGGCGACGCTGAACAACACGCTCGTGGTGGGCGTGCCGCTGCTGGACGCCATGTACGGCGGGTGGGCGCGCGACCTCGTCGTGCAGATATCGGTGGTGCAGATCATCGTTTACTTCCCGCTGCTGCTGCTGGCGTTCGAGGTCAGGCGTGCGTGCGGTGGTGGCGCAGGGAAGCCTGACGCGGCGGCCGTTTCAGCGAGCGAGGACGAcgtggaggacggcggcgcggaggggaggaggcggcgccaGCCGGTATGGCCGTTGGTCAGAGCGGTGTGGCTCAAGGTGGCACGGAATCCCAACGtttacgcgggcgtcctcggggtcgCCTGGTCTTGCGTCACAAACAG GTGGCACATCGTGACGCCGAGCATCATCGAAGGCTCGGTGCTGATCATGTCCAGGACCGGGGTCGGACTCGCCATGTTCAGCATGG GCCTGTTCATGGCGCTGCAGGAGAAGATCATCGTCTGCGGGGCCGGCCTGACCGCGCTGGGCATGGCGCTGCGGTTCGTCGCCGGCCCGGCGGCCACCGCGGCCGGAGCCGTCGCCCTGGGGCTCCGCGGCGACGTCCTGCGCCTCGCCATCATACAG GCTGCGCTCCCCCAGTCCATCACCACGTTCGTGTTCGCCAAGGAGTACGGCCTGCACGCCGATGTGCTCAGCACCGC GGTTATATTCGGAACGCTGGCGTCGTTGCCCGTGTTGATCGTGTACTACATCGTTCTGGGCTTCGTTGGATAG